CCAGTGCAGGTCCTCGTAGGTCACGGTCAGCGTGGAGCCGTCCTGCGTCACGATCAGCGGCGGACCCTCGATCTCGGAGATCTCCAGCCGGGTGGAACTCTCGTCCGTCCCCACCACGTTCACCGTGCCGTTGACGATGCGGACCTGCAGAAGTGTCACCGGCTCGGCCGGAGCCAGCTTCGTCGGCTCGGTGACGGACCACTCTGTCATGGTGCTGACCTCCCGTATCGGCAACGCAACATATCGCGTTTCTCGATAGACACGATATATCGCGGTCTTGCGAAGTCAACCCCGACCCAACCCCGACTCGACCCTGACAGGGAGGGGGTGATAAGGGTCGTATGTGGACGAATTGGCCTAGCGTGGGGCCATGAACGCGACATCCGGACCGCACTCCGCCGGAGCCCTGCTGCTCTGCCGCGCCGAACCTTCCGCGGTCCGGCCGCCCGCCCAACTCCTACGGGAACGGCTGCTCCTCGCCCCCGCGGGAGCCGAATGGAGCGTGCTCGTACCGGAGGGGAAGCCCTGGCTGCACGGCGGGGAGCCCGTCGAACAGGTCGTCACCGGCTGGGCCACCGCCCTCGCCGTCCCGGCCGCGGGACGGCCCGTCGTCGCGCTCTGGTGGGACCGCGACCGGGCCGGTCTCACGCTCGCCGCCGGCTTCCGCCGTACGGTCGGCTACACCTGGCTCGCGGACGGCACCCCCGTCGGCGAGGACGAGGCCATGCGCACCTTCGCCGACCGGCTCGCCCTCGATCCCGTCCTGGACGTGCAGGCCCTCGAACCGCTCACCGAGCCCGACCCGGACGCCGACGCCCGCACCCGGCTCCTCGGCGTCGTCGCGGTCCTCGCCCGCGCCGGGCTCGCGCTGCCCACCGGAATCGTCCCCGGCGAGACCGCCGACCGGCTCCGCTCCGCCGCCCTCGCCCAGGGCGCCGAGCAGGTCGACGGCTCGGGTCGGCCGCATGCCGTACGCACGGAGCTGGATGCGGTGGAGGCCGGTCCCCTCGGCCCGTACCTGCGCGGCCCCCACGCGCGCGTACTGGGCGGGGCGCAGCTCCTCCTGGGGGTGCCGCTGCTGTTCTGGGGCGCCGGCCGGCGCAGCGGCGGCTGGGCGACGGCCGGGGCGCTGCTCGTCGCGCACGGTGCGCTCGGGCTCGCCCACGACCGGCTGCGGGAGCGGTGACCCCGCAGCCGGAGGGGGTTCCTACTCCTCGTCGTCCTCGTCGTCGTCCAGACGGGCCAGCCAGGTCGCGAGGCGCTCGACCGGCACCTCGAAGTCGGGGTTGAGGTCGACGAACGTCCGCAGCTGCTCGGCGAGCCACTCGAAGGTGACCTCCTCCTCGCCGCGCCGCTTCTCCAGTTCCTCGATGCCACGGTCGGTGAAGTACATGCGATCAGGATAGGCCGTACCCCTCCCGTCCCCTGTCGCCCGTCAGTCCCACCGATTAGCCTTCTGGATCCAACATCGCTTCGGGGAGCGGGGGGCCGCTGTGGCACTGGGGATCGCTCGGATTCGACTGGACGACGGCACGCCCGTCTGGGCACGGGTCAGCGACGCGGAGGAACTCAACAGAGGCGGCGGCTTCCAGGACACCGGCGTCAGGGACCGGGTGGTCTCGATGGCCGGCGGGCTCACGGACGTGGTGCGCGGGGTCGTCGGCTCCCTGCGCGCCGGCCTCGACCCGCAGGGGCCGGTGGAGGTCGCCGTCAGCTTCGGCATCGAACTGTCGGCGCAGTCGGGCAAGGTGATCGGCGTCCTCGCGGACGGCGCGGGCAAGGCCTCCGTGAACGTCTCCCTCACCTGGACCGAACCGGGCCCGGCGGCCCCCGCCCCGGCCGCCGGGTCGAGCCCGGCCGCCGAGCCGGGCCCGACGGCGACCCGGGCGCCCGCGACAGCCCCGGGCCCGACAGCCGGACCGGACCCCGCACCCGCGCCCCCACTGCCCAGCGCACGCCCGGCGGCCGACGAGGTCGCATGAGCGACTTCGACGCTCTCGTGCGCCCCGCACTGGTACGCATCGCAGCCCCCGGCTGCGGGTATGACCCGCACGGCGACCGGTACTGGGGCACCGGCTTCTTCATCGCCCCCGGCTGGGTGCTGACCTGCGCCCATGTGGTGGCCGAGGGGGGAAGCGCGGTGTGGAAGAGGAAGCCGGTCGTCGGCATCACCTGGGAGGACGGCAAGACCACCCGCGAGACCACGGGCACCGTCGTGCTCGCGCTGCCGCTCCCCGACCGGCCCGAGGACCCGCCCGACCGATGGGCCTTCCCCGACATCGCGCTCATCAGCGTGCCCGGCACGGGGAAGGCGTCCTGCGTGCGCCTCAGCGAACGCCCCACCGTCCGGCCCACCGCCCGGCCGGTCCGCGTCAGCCTGCACGGCTGGTCCCGGGAGACCGGCGAGCTCGGAGTGCGCACCGTCCACGGCGAGATGAACGGCAGCGACGGACAGGCGCTCGTCACCGACGTCATGCCCGTCGAGGGCTGCTCCGGCGGCCCGGTCGTCGACCGCGACCAGGGCGCCGTCGTCGGCATCAACAAGGGACGCGGCCGCGACGGCGGCGCCGTCGTCCCCGTCACCGCCCTGCGCCGGCTGCACGACCTCCCGGGCGGGGAGAAGATGGCCGAGGCGCTGCGCGCCCACGACCGCCACCACCTCGTCCGCTACCGCTCCCTGGACGACCGGCCCGACTGGACCCGCGCCCAGGGCCGGCTGCCCGGAGCGAGCGGCGTCAGCCCCGGGCTTCGCACCCAGCTGTACGGGCACTTCGCCGAACTGCCCGCGCCCACCGCGCCCGGCGAGATCCTGGACCTGATCGACCAGGTCAAGGCCTGGATCAGGGACGACGACCTGCCGGACGCCCTGGAGGACGATCCGCGCACCTGGAGCGAGGGCGCCGGAGTCCTCCGCGGACTGCGCGCGCCCCACAGGGACGTCCACGATCTCGAACGGGACGCCCTCCTGCTGTACGCGGCGCACGTCGCCCGGCAGGTCTCCGGGCGGTACGGCGAGCGGGCGGACACCACCGGCCTCACCCGCTGGATCGTCGACGAGTCGGGCGACGCCGACCGCCACCTCCGGCGCGAGATCGACCGGCTCGTCACCCCCGGCCGGTCCCCGTCCCTCTCCGTACGCGAACCCCGCGCGCGTGCCGACGTCCTCCTGGAGATCGACACCCCCCGCTACGACCGGCGGTACCCCTGGCGGGTCAAGCTCCTCCTGGACGGGCAGACCGTCACCCCGCTCCACTGCGACGACCGGGGCGTCGAGCGGGCCCGGCTCAAGGAGACCCTGCGCGAGCCGCTCGCGGACGCCCTGCGGCGCGGCGACAGCGGAGCCCATCTCGCCGCCGTGGAGGCGGTGCTGCCGCGCGAGCTCTTCGACGAACCCCTCGACACCTGGCGGCTCGAACCGCCCCACGGCCCCGACGACGCCTGGACGACCACCCTCGGCCAGCGCAGGATCGTGGTCATCCGCGACGCCCGCCGCCACGACCTGGAACCGGCTCCCGAATGGCGCGAGCGCTGGGAGGCCGGGGAGCGCGGGCCCCTGCACGCGGCCCCGCTGCGCGCCGAGGTGCCCGGCGCGGGCCCGGACGCCCACACCCCGCGCGTACGCCGGGAGACCTGGGCGGAGACGTACGACCGGCTGCGCGAGGCCGAGGGCGGCACCGTCCCCGTCTACTGCGGTCCGGTCGGCAGCGGCGACGGCCTCATGGCGATGAACGCGGCACTCGCCGCCGGCCACCCGATGGCCCTCTGGCGGACCGGCGCCCACGACCACACCGACTGCGCGGAGTTCCACGAGCGCGCCGAGCGGCTGCTCGCCGGCGCCGTCACCGCCTGGGACATACGCGGCCCGGTCCGCTCCCTGCGCACCCGCGCCCAGGACCGGGCGGCCGGCCCCGAGGCGCGCGCCGCCTACGCCTGGGCCGAGTCCATCGCCGTCCTCCTGGACCCGCCGGACCGCCCACCGCACGCGGGGCGTCTGGAGGCCCCGCCGCTGTTGGGGGAGGGGGACCAGTGACCGGAGCGACCACCGGGACGCCGTGCCCGAGATCCGTCCGATTAGGCCATCGACAGGCCCCGCCCCCGAGCGAGACCGTCGACGGAGCCGACCCCGACACCACAGCCAGGAGGAGTCCATCGTGAACGATTGGCGGATCTACCGTGGTGCCGGTCTTCCGCACGACGAGATACGGCGCCTGCCCGCCCCGCCGCCCTGGCGGGACTTCTCGACGGGCGGTGCCGACGACACCCTCGCCGGCTCCGACCGGCGGCTCGGAGTCAAACGCAGACTCGTCCAGAACCACCATCCCCGGCCCGAGGAGACCGACGCCGTCAATGCCGCCCTGTACCTGCGGCGGCCGCTCCTCGTCACCGGCAACCCCGGCACCGGCAAGTCCACCCTCGCGCACGCCGTCGCCCACGAACTCCGCCTCGGCCGGGTGCTGCGCTGGCCCATCGTCAGCCGCTCCACCCTCCAGGACGGCCTCTACCGGTACGACGCCATCGGCCGCCTCCAGGACGTCCAGCTGGAGCGCGCCCAGGCCGGAGCGCCCGCCGCCGCGGCCCCGGCCGGCATCGGCTCGTACATCCGGCTCGGACCGCTCGGCACCGCGCTGCTCCCCTCCGAGCAGCCCCGCGTGCTGCTCATCGACGAGCTCGACAAGAGCGACCTCGACCTGCCCAACGACCTCCTGAACGCCCTGGAGGAGGGCGAGTTCGCCATCCCCGAGCTGGAGCGGCTCGCCGACCGGGAGCCCGTCGTCGAGGTGCTCAGCGACGACGGCCGCAAGGTGCCGGTGTACGGCGGCCGGATCCGCTGCACCACCTTCCCCTTCATCGTGCTCACCTCCAACGGCGAACGGGACTTCCCCGCCGCCCTGTTGCGCCGCTGCATCCGCCTGGAGCTCGAACCGCCCGGCGAGGAGCAGCTCGGCGCCATGATCGAGGCCCACCTCGGGACCGACGCCGCCGCGGGCGACGGCGAACAGGGCCTCGTCCAGCGCTTCCTGAACCGCGAGCCCGGCGAGGTGATCGCCACCGACCAGCTCCTCAACGCCCTCTATCTGACCCAGCACGCCTCCCGTGCCGAACGGGTGACCAGGGAACGCATCGCCGACATGCTCATGCAACCTCTCGATCAGCCGAGGTGACGATCGGATGCACCGGATGCATCTGGAAGAGCTCACCCGCAGACTGCGGGCCGGCGGACAGGACCCGACCGCCGAGGACATCGCGGACGCCCTCTGGCTGTCCCGGTGGCTCCCCGGCCCCTCCCTGGAAGGGCCGGGGGCCGACCCGCCGCCGGACACGGCCGGGGACGCCCCCGACACCGAGGCGCGCCCCGCCGAGAGCCGGGACCCGGCCCGCCCCGAGGACGAGGCCGCACGGGGAGGGGCGGGCCGGCCGGCCGCGTCCGAGGACGCGGCCCGCGAGTCCGTCTCGCTCCACATGAAGGGCGGACCCGGCGGACCACGCGGCGGCGCGGGGCGTACGGAGCGGGGCGCCACCCTGCCCGTGCGCGCCCCCGGCGCGAACGCCCTGCCGGGACTCCTCGGCCTGCAGAAGGCGCTGCGCCCGCTGCGCGACTACGCCCTCGCCCCGCCCCGCCCCGGCGAGGGCACCCTCGACGAGGAGGCCACCGCCGAACGCAGCGCCGCCGCGGGCATCCTGACGCCCGTCCTGCGCCCCGTCACCGGCCGCCACCCCGACATCCAGCTCCTCATGGACACCGGCCCCGCCATGGTCGTCTGGGACCGCATGGTCGAGGAGCTCCGCCAGGCCTGCCAGCAGTCCGGCGCCTTCCGCGACGTCCAGGTGCACCGGCTGTACGACACCGGCGAAGGCCCCCCGCTCGTCACCACCACCTCCGGCGCCGACGGCCGGCCCCGGCTCCGCCCCGTCGACCAGCTCCACGACCCCACCGGACGCCGGCTCACCCTCGTCGTCAGCGACTGCGTCGGCCCCCTCTGGCAGCGCGGCGCCGCCCAGAGCTTCCTGCGCCAGTGGCCCCGGCACTCCCCGCTCGCCCTCGTCCAGCCGCTGCCGCCGCGCCTCTGGCCGCGCACCGCGCTCCCCGCCGCCCCCGGCGTCTTCCAGCGCTCCGCCGCCCCCGGCGGCCACGCCGTCTTCCGCTCCGACGACGAGCCCTGGGCAGCGCCCGCCTCCGGCCGCCGCGCCGTCCCCGTGCTCACCCCCACCCCCGAGGCCTTCGCCTCCTGGTCCCGGCTGCACACCGGCCACGGCGGCAACACCGTCCGCGGCTGGGCCGCCTGGCTCCACCCCGAACCGGCCGGGCCGCGCACGCCCGGCACCCCCCGCGCGCCCCGCGGCGACGAGGAGCTCCTGCGCGCCTTCCGGGCGGGCGCCTCCCCGGGGGCGCTGCGGCTCGCCGTCCACCTCGCGGCGGCCCCGCTGACCCTGCCCGTCATGCAGCTCGTCCAGCGCGCGATGCTGCCCGACACCGGCCCCATGGAGCTGGCCGAGGTCCTGCTCAGCGGGCTCCTGCGGCGGCTGCCGGGCCCCACCCCGTACCCCTGCTTCAGCTATCCGCCCGGCATCCAGCAGCACCTCCTCGGCTCGCTCGACCCCGGCGCCGCCGCCCTCGTCCTCAAACACTGCTCCGCCTATGTGGAGCGCAATTTCGGCCAGGGCATGCGGAACTTCCCGGCGCTCGCCGCCGCCCGCCTGGCCGGCACCGACACGGGTACGGAAGCCGACACGGCCCCGGGCGTCGACCTGGGCGGCCGGGGTACGGGGAGCGCCAGGACGCCCGACGACACCGACGAACCCCTCGGGCCCGAGGGCGCCGAGACCGAGCTGTTCGCGCGCATCCCCGCGCGCGTGCTCCGCTTCTACCACCCCGACCTCGTCACCCCCGACCCGCTCACCGAGGCCCGCCGCCTCCTCGAACAGGGCCGCGGCCAGTCCGACCCGGCCCTCCTCGCCGGCGCACGCGAGCGCGCCGAGGCGGCGCTCGCCGACGAACCCGTCGAGGCCCGGATCGTCCTCGGCCGCGCTCTCCAGGCCGAGGCCGGCACCGCCGCCGCCCGCCGCTCCGAGCGGCGCCGCGAACTCCTCGCCGAGGCCGCCGACACCCTGGCGCGCGCCGGGGAACTGGCGCGTCCGGGCGACGAGGCATGGGCCGAGGCACGGCTCGAACTCGCCGTCGTCCACCACGCGCTGTGGCGCGACACCGACGAGCCCGAACACCTCGACGCGGCCCTCGCCGCCCTCGCCGAGGACGCCGACCGCTGGCCCGAGACCACCCGCCACGTCCTCCACCTGCGCCGCGGCCGGCTGCTCCTCGCGCGCGGTGACGGCGCCGCGGCCGCCGGGGAGCTCACCGCCGCCCTCACCCTCCAGGAGAGCGCCGCCGCCCTCCTCGACCTCGCCGACGCCCTGCACCTCGCCGAGGCAGGACCCGACCGCATCGCGCCCGTGCTCGACCGCGCGGAACCGCTCCTCGGCGACGGCCGCGCCCTGCGGCTCCGCTTCACCACCGCCCGCGCCCGCCTCTACGACGCGGCCGGGGACGGCACCGCCGCCGACGCCGCCTACGAGGAGGCCACCCTGCTCGCCCCCGCCGACAGCGAACAGCGCGGCCGGACCCTGCTGACCTGGGGCGAATCGCTGCTGCGGCGTGCCGCAGCCGGCACCGGCACCGGCCCCGTCGACCGGGCCGAGGGGGTGCTGCGCGAGGCACTCACCCGGCTGCCCGCCGGCGCGCCCGAGCGGGCCACGGCGCGGACCCTGATCGGCAGCGTCCTCGCGCTCCGCTTCCACCGCGCCGGCTTCCTGCCCGACCTCTTCGAGAGCCGCCACCTCCTGGAACAGGCCCTCAGGGGCACCGACGACCCGGGGGAGCGTGCCGAGATCTGGCTGCAACTGGGACGGGTGCGCCTGGAGTTGGCCGAAACCGCACGGGACGGCGTACTCGGCGACGCCCTCACCGCCTACCGGAACGCCGCCGAGGACTCCCGTACCGCCCACGGCGACACCCCGGGCACGGTCACGGGCGCCCGCGCGTTGCACGCCCAGGGAGCGGTGCTCTGCCTCATGGGCCGCCCGGGGCGGGCCCGGACGGTGCTGCTCACCGCGACCGCGCAGTGGCGCCGTCTCACGGGGGAGTTGGTGGAGGTCGACTGGGGCGACGTCGAACGGACCCGGGCGCTGCTCGCCGGTCTCGAGAGCGCCAGGGGGCAGGCGGGTGTGCCGCTCACGCCCGACGAGCGCCGCAGTGTCGCACCGCCGTGGTGGCCCTGGACGGCTGGATAACGGGGGCGTACATGGGGGCAGTTGAATCGAATGGGTTTCCGGTCTCATGGCGTCGGGAAGAACCGCCGCACCGCTACGACCGTGGGGGACAGCTTCGGTGAGGAGGAGCCGAGAGTGTGCGAGCGCACGGGGTGGGCGACCGGTGTCGGCCGGGACGCCGTCAGGTCTTCGCGACTGTCCGATCTCGCGGCCGTCGACCTGCGGACCTTGCGGGTCATGGATGACGCCGCTCTCGGGGCGGCGGTGGAGAGAGTACTGCTCCGCCCCTCGGATCTCGTCGAGTCCTGGCAGGAGGACGAGTTCGTCGGCTGACGGCCGGGTTCACCCGCGAGACGTCCGTACGGGGCGATCGATTTCGGCCGTATCCACGTCCGGCGGCCGGTCGTCCGGCGGTCGCTCGCCCCTCGGTCGCTCGCCCCTCGGCCGCTCGCCCCTCGGTCTCGGTCGCTCGTCCGGTCCGCCCGGCGGCCGCCCGGGTGTCCGGAGCCGGGGGTGATCGCCGCCCCGCCGGACCCGGCAGTTCTCGCAGGTCTCGCCACCACGCGCCCCGGACCGGCCGGGGCGTCCTTTCTGCGAGCCGGGCTGCACGCCCGCCGACTGCTCCTGCTCAAGACCCTCCTGGTGCGGGTCCAGCGCCACCGCGAGACGGTGGCGTCTGGGGCGCTGCGCGCCTTCGAGGCGGGCTGGCTCCTGCTCGAACGGGCCGAGCGCGCCCACCCGGACGTCGTCCGCGCCGTCCTGGACTACCCGACCACCGGGGCCTGGCTCGCCGCCGCGCTCACCGCACCGCCCGGAGCCGCCTTCGACCGCCACCTCGCCCATCTCGAACCGCTCGCCGTCACCGCCGCCCTGCGCGCCGGGCTGTCGGTGGACCTGGTCGTCGAGGCCCCCGGCGGGGTGCTCCCGCTCCCCGGCGTGGGGCGGGTCGAGGCGGGCGGCCCGGGGCGGCTCCGGATCGACGCCCGATCCCGCTCGGTGCGGATCGGGGGCGGGGACGGTACGGGCTCCCGCGCCGTGCTCCGCCGCCACGCGCACGGCCCCGGGGGGAGGCTGACGGGCAGCGGTCCCGGCTGGCGCGGGCTGTGCGCCCTGCCCGGCGGCGCGACCCGGTTGGAGGACCTCGACCCGTACCGGCTGCCGCCGGACATGGGCATGCCGCCCCGGGCCGCGGCCGACCGCGCCGACACCGACCACGCCGGCTGGGCCGCCCGCTGGACCGCGGCCCGCGGTCTGCTGCGCGGGACGGACCGGGCCCGCGCGGTCGAGGTGGGCCGCTCGGTGGACGTCGTCGTGCCGCTCGTCCCGCGCGGGACGAGGTCCATCGGGGTCACCCTGAGCGCCGCGCCCGGGGCCATCCTCATGACGCCCGCAGCCGGTGCCGTGGACATGGCCGAGACCCTCGTCCACGAACTGCAGCACAGCAAGCTCGCCATGCTCCACGAGCTGGTCCCGCTCCACCGGTCCCACTCGCCCGACCGGCCCGCCCCCGCCTACCGCGTCGGCTGGCGCAGGGACCCCCGGCCGGTCGGCGGAGTCCTCCAGGGCGCCTACGCCCACCTGGCGCTCGCCGACCTGTGGCACCGGGCCGCCCGGGCCCCCCGCGCCTCCGGCGTACCCGGGCAGTGGCGCGTACGGTCCGCGCAACAGTTCGACCATGTCCACGATCAGGTGGCCGAAGCCCTTGCGGTACTGCTTGAATCCGATGAACTGACCAACGAGGGAAGGGAGTTCGTCCGGCAAATGAGGCAGCACCATGCGAGCCTCGGCTCCGGCCGGCGAGCCCTTGGGTAACACTGTGCCAAGAGCACATGACACTGCGTTGCGCGTGAGCGGGACGGGAGATGCACACATGGCGGAACAGCGGTCGGGCGGCGCTTCGGCGGACCACGGTGGCAGAGCCGCCCCCGAACACGTCCTCGTCGTCTTCCCCGGCTACCACCGGCCGTGGGCGGCCTGGATCAACCAGCGCCTCGACACCCACGGCGTCCGCGCCACCCTGCAGCGCTGGGACCCGCCCCGCGAAGTCCCCCTGGAGGACTCCCTCGGCGACCTGCTCCTCGCCCGCGGCCAGGTCCTCCTCGTCCTCGACGACTGGTTCTTCGAGCTCGGACCCCGCCCCGCGGGCGAGTGGAACGACGTCCTGCGCGGCTTCGTCGCGAGCCAGGCCGACCGCTTCGCCGCCGTCAACCTCACCAACCGCACCCTCCTCCCCTCCACGGCCGTCCTCGAACCGGTCAGCCTCTGGGGCGTCGGCGAGGAGGAGGCCGAAGCCCGGCTCCTCAGCAGGCTGGGCATCGAACCGCGCCGTTCCCCCGTCCGGCGGATCGCGCCGGGCGCCCTCGTCCGCTACCCCGAGACCCCGCCGGACATCTGGGGCGAGGTACCCCGCCGCAACCCGCGCTTCACCGGCCGCGACGACCTCCTCACCGAGCTCCAGGAACGGCTCATGGACGCCGAGCGCGGCAACGCCGCCTGCACCCTGCTCGGCATGTCCGGCATCGGCAAGACCCAGATCGCCGCCGAGTACGCCCACCGCTTCAGCTCCGACTACGACGTCATCTGGTGGGTCAGCTCCGACGACCGGAACGTCCAGCGCGACCGCCTCGGCGAACTCGCCGTCGCCCTCGAACTGCCCACCGGCAGCGAGCCGGGCGAACGCATCCGCGCCGTCCGCGAAGCCCTCCGCCGCGGCGCCCCGCACGGCCGCTGGCTCGTCGTCTTCGACGGCTGGGACGACATCAGGGACGTCGACGTCATGGTCCCGCAGGGACCCGGACACGTCCTCATCACCTCCCGCAACCTCGGCTGGCGCGAGCACACCGACGTACTCCCCGTCCGCAACTTCGACCGCGCCGAATCCACCGGCTACCTCATGCGCCGGGCCCCGCACATCAGCGCCGCCGAGGCCGACGAGGTCGCCGCCGAGTTCGGAGACGTACCCCTGCCCCTCGTCCAGGCGGCCGCCTGGCTCGGCGAGTCCGGCATGGAGGCCTCCGAGTACCTGCGCATGGTCCGCGAGGGACGGCTCTCCACCGTCGACGAGCCGAGCACCGGCGAGGGCATGCCCAACACCTCCCTCACCTCCTGGTCGATACTGATCAACCGGCTCCGACGCTCCCAGCCCCAGGCCATCGACATCCTCAGCCTCTGCGCCTCCTTCGCCCCGGGCCGCATCCCCCTCGGCATCGTCCGCGCCTACCCCCAGGCCTCCCTCCCGGAGGACCTGCGGTGGATGGCCACCGACCTGCCGGCCTGGACCCGGGCCCTCGACACCCTCGTCAACTACTCGGTGCTCACCCGGGAGACCCGCGGCCCCGTCACCAGCGAGGAGGCCGCACCGCAGCAGGAGTCGATCCACATGCACCGGCTGGTGCACGACATCGTCTCCCGGCTCACCGACGGCGAGCACCGCGACGCCCACCGCAAGGCCGTCCGCACGCTGCTCGCCGAGGCCGACCCCGGGAACCCGACGGACAGCCGGAACTGGCCCCGCTACTCCGAGCTCCTGCCCCACCTGGAGCCCTCCGGGGCGCTGCGCAGCACCGACGCGCGCATCCAGACCACCGTCCTCAACTGCCTGCGCTACTGCGACCGCAGCGGCGAGTACAAGGCGGGCACCCGCCTCGCCGAACGCATCCGCGGCAGCTGGAGCGGCTTCATGGACCCGCTCTCCCCGCACATGCAGGAACTCACCACCGTGGAAGGCGACATCCTGCGCCGCAGCGGCGGCTTCCGCGAGGCGTACGAACTCGACCTCGCCCGCCGCACCCTGCTCGCCGCGGCCGACCACCCCGACGAGCTCGGCGACCTCAAGTCCAAGATCTGCATCGCCCGCGACCTGCGCTTCCTCGGCCAGTACAAGGAATCCGAACGCCTCCAGCGCGAGGTCCTCGCCGAGGCACAGAACCTCCTCGGCGAGACCCAGCAGCTCACCCTCGCCGCCCGCCACAACGTCGGCGTCGTCCTGCGGATGCTCGGCCGCTACGCGGAGGCGTACGAGCAGGACGCCGACACCCTCTCCCGCTGCGAGAACATCCTGCGCCCCCACCACCCCTCCACCCTCAACTCCAACAACGCCGTCGCCCAGGACCTCCGGCTGCTCGGCCGCTACCGCGAGGCGCTCGGCCGCCAGGAGGCCAACGTCCGCCTCCACGTGAAGATCCTCGGCGCACAGCACCTCCAGACCCTCTACGCACGCAGCCAGCTCGCCCTCTGCCGACGCCGCGAAGGCGGCTTCAAGGACGACATCGGCGCCGTCATGGCCGGGGTCCTCGACCACCTCGAACAGGCCCAGGGACGCGGCCACTACCTCACGCTCTCCGCGGTCACCAACTACGCCAACTACCTCCGCGAGCACGGCGACCTCGACCGGGCCCGCGAACTCATCAGCGAGGCCGAGGCCGGCTACCGCGCCCTGCTCGGACCCGCCCACCCCGTCTCCACCGGCGTCCTCGCCAACACCGCCCTCGTCATGCAGGCGGCCGGCGAGCGCACCGAGGCCATGACCATGCTGGAATCCGCGCTCGCCGGACTCACCGCCGCCCTCGGCCCCGACCACCCCTGGGTCCTCGGCTGCGCCCTCAACGCCACCGCCGCCCGCAACTTCAACGGGCGCGTGTCCGACGCCGCCGAACTCAGCCGGGACACCCTGCGCCGGGCCCGGCACGTCATGGGCCCCGAGCACCCCCTGACCATGTCCTGCCAGGTCGCGCTCGCCACCGACCTGCGCGGCCTCCGCGAGATCGAGGAGGCCGGGAAGCTGGAGGAGGACGCCCTCCTCACCCTCACCCGGACCCTCGGCGCCCAACACCCGCACACCCTGTCGGCACGTCAGCGCAACCGCCCCTACTGGGACTTCGAGGCCAACCTCTGACCGACCCCGGACACGCCGGAGGCCCCGCACCCCATCGGGGTGCCGGGCCTCCTCGTGCGGTACGAGATCAGGCGTCGAAGACCTCGTTGACCAGCTGCTGCTGCTCCGCCTGGTGGCGCTTGGCCGAGCCGACCGCCGGGGAGGAGGAGTGCGGACGCGAGATCCGGCGCAGGCGCTCGCCCGCCGGGATGTCCGCGCCGACCGCCAGGTCCAGGTGGTCGATCAGGTTGAGCGCGATGAACGGCCAGGCACCCTGGTTCGCCGGCTCCTCCTGCGCCCAGATGTACTTCGCGGCGTTCGGGTACTTGGCGATCTCGGCCTGCAGCTCGGCACCCGGCAGCGGGTACAGGCGCTCCAGACGGATGATCGCGGTCTCCGTGTCACCGCGCTTCTGACGCTCGGCCTCCAGGTCGTAGTAGACCTTGCCGGCGCAGAAGACGACCTTGCGGACGTCGGCCGGGTTGACCGTCGTGTCGCCGATCACCGGGCGGAAGCCGCCGGTGGTGAACTCCTCCACCTTGGACGCCGCGGCCTTCAGACGCAGCATC
The DNA window shown above is from Streptomyces vietnamensis and carries:
- a CDS encoding AAA family ATPase, translated to MNDWRIYRGAGLPHDEIRRLPAPPPWRDFSTGGADDTLAGSDRRLGVKRRLVQNHHPRPEETDAVNAALYLRRPLLVTGNPGTGKSTLAHAVAHELRLGRVLRWPIVSRSTLQDGLYRYDAIGRLQDVQLERAQAGAPAAAAPAGIGSYIRLGPLGTALLPSEQPRVLLIDELDKSDLDLPNDLLNALEEGEFAIPELERLADREPVVEVLSDDGRKVPVYGGRIRCTTFPFIVLTSNGERDFPAALLRRCIRLELEPPGEEQLGAMIEAHLGTDAAAGDGEQGLVQRFLNREPGEVIATDQLLNALYLTQHASRAERVTRERIADMLMQPLDQPR
- a CDS encoding CU044_2847 family protein; the encoded protein is MALGIARIRLDDGTPVWARVSDAEELNRGGGFQDTGVRDRVVSMAGGLTDVVRGVVGSLRAGLDPQGPVEVAVSFGIELSAQSGKVIGVLADGAGKASVNVSLTWTEPGPAAPAPAAGSSPAAEPGPTATRAPATAPGPTAGPDPAPAPPLPSARPAADEVA
- a CDS encoding trypsin-like peptidase domain-containing protein, whose translation is MSDFDALVRPALVRIAAPGCGYDPHGDRYWGTGFFIAPGWVLTCAHVVAEGGSAVWKRKPVVGITWEDGKTTRETTGTVVLALPLPDRPEDPPDRWAFPDIALISVPGTGKASCVRLSERPTVRPTARPVRVSLHGWSRETGELGVRTVHGEMNGSDGQALVTDVMPVEGCSGGPVVDRDQGAVVGINKGRGRDGGAVVPVTALRRLHDLPGGEKMAEALRAHDRHHLVRYRSLDDRPDWTRAQGRLPGASGVSPGLRTQLYGHFAELPAPTAPGEILDLIDQVKAWIRDDDLPDALEDDPRTWSEGAGVLRGLRAPHRDVHDLERDALLLYAAHVARQVSGRYGERADTTGLTRWIVDESGDADRHLRREIDRLVTPGRSPSLSVREPRARADVLLEIDTPRYDRRYPWRVKLLLDGQTVTPLHCDDRGVERARLKETLREPLADALRRGDSGAHLAAVEAVLPRELFDEPLDTWRLEPPHGPDDAWTTTLGQRRIVVIRDARRHDLEPAPEWRERWEAGERGPLHAAPLRAEVPGAGPDAHTPRVRRETWAETYDRLREAEGGTVPVYCGPVGSGDGLMAMNAALAAGHPMALWRTGAHDHTDCAEFHERAERLLAGAVTAWDIRGPVRSLRTRAQDRAAGPEARAAYAWAESIAVLLDPPDRPPHAGRLEAPPLLGEGDQ
- a CDS encoding DUF6104 family protein; translated protein: MYFTDRGIEELEKRRGEEEVTFEWLAEQLRTFVDLNPDFEVPVERLATWLARLDDDEDDEE